The Microbacterium sp. SORGH_AS_0862 region CCCGCGCGCACGCGCGCTGTCGCCATCCGCCTGGAGGGTATGGACCGCCGTTGGCGGGCGACCTCGCTCGCCCTCCTGTGAGAATGCTCTCATCGCCCGCGGTCCGCTGACCGCCCGCCCCTGACCGCCGACCGGCCTACTGGCGGTAGGACGACAGGAAGTTCCCGAGGCGCTCGATGGCCTCCGCGATCACGCGGGCCTCGGGAAGCGTCACGATCCGCAGGTGGTCCGGGGTCGGCCAGTTGAACCCCGTTCCGGGCACGAGGAGGATGTGCTCGGCAACGAGGAGATCGTGTACGAGCTTCGCGTCATCACGGATCTCGTGCACCTCGGGATCCAGCCGCGGGAAAGCGTACAGCGCGCCGGCAGGCTTGACGCAGGACACACCCGGAATCGCCTCGAGGCCCTCCCAAGCCGCATCCCGCTGCTCGTGCAGGCGACCGGTCGGAGCGATCAACGCATCGATCGACTGAACGCCCGACAACGCCGCCTGGACCGCGTGCTGCGCGGGGACGTTCGGGCACAACCGTGTCGACGCGAGCAGGTTGATGCCCTCGAGGAAGCCTCTCGCATGGTGGCGGGGTCCGGTGATGACCATCCAGCCGCTGCGGTAGCCGGCCACGCGGTAGGTCTTGGACAAGCCGTTGAAGGTGAGACAGAGCAGATCGGGCGCGAGCGTGGCCAGCGGGATGTGGCGGGCGTCGTCGAAGAGGATGCGGTCGTAGATCTCGTCGGCCAGCAGGAGGAGCGAGTGCTCGCGCGCGAGTTCCACGATCTGGGTCAGCACCTCGCGCGTGTAGACGGCACCGGTGGGGTTGTTCGGGTTGATGACGACGATCGCCTTGGTGCGATCGGTGATCTTGGAACGGATGTCCTCGATGTCGGGCTGCCAGCCGTTCTGCTCATCGCAGACGTAATGCACCGGCGTACCGCCGCCCAGACTCGTCATGGCCGTCCACAGCGGGTAGTCCGGTGCGGGGATGAGGACCTCATCACCCTCGTCCAGCAGCGCCTGCATCGTCA contains the following coding sequences:
- a CDS encoding pyridoxal phosphate-dependent aminotransferase, with translation MSSLRPLDQSRKLKDVLYEIRGEALVEADRLEAEGHTILKLNTGNPAVFGFDAPFQIVRDMIDAIPSAHGYSESKGIMSARRAVVYRYEQEPGFPPFTPDDVYLGNGVSELITMTMQALLDEGDEVLIPAPDYPLWTAMTSLGGGTPVHYVCDEQNGWQPDIEDIRSKITDRTKAIVVINPNNPTGAVYTREVLTQIVELAREHSLLLLADEIYDRILFDDARHIPLATLAPDLLCLTFNGLSKTYRVAGYRSGWMVITGPRHHARGFLEGINLLASTRLCPNVPAQHAVQAALSGVQSIDALIAPTGRLHEQRDAAWEGLEAIPGVSCVKPAGALYAFPRLDPEVHEIRDDAKLVHDLLVAEHILLVPGTGFNWPTPDHLRIVTLPEARVIAEAIERLGNFLSSYRQ